In Tachysurus vachellii isolate PV-2020 chromosome 1, HZAU_Pvac_v1, whole genome shotgun sequence, a genomic segment contains:
- the LOC132855005 gene encoding histone-lysine N-methyltransferase PRDM9-like, with amino-acid sequence MEVGLCSVRETPHTPAAQHLELSEDVQTDAFSTSSEGRAIITVDHQDGDFLINPLKQEESEDEGFLHEGTSNSLSRVTPSDQLDEGFHMQQLKKEQPENDRYLYCEDCRLFYINKCEVHGPALFVPDNVVPLGVPDRAKQTIPPGLVVQESSIPDAGLGVFNMGKTVPVGVHFGPYQGDLVDCEEAMNSGYSWVIYRAEQCEQYIDGRKEIHANWMRFVNCSCDNEEKNLVAFQYQGGIFYRCCRPIRPGQELLVWYTKEYAKNLSIAFGYIWKKKCSANEIDIESSQWIYTQDKPHQCLQCGKRFTERGTLDKHYRIHTGEKPYHCSECGRSFTQQSTLQRHQRIHTGEKPYLCSHCGDKFSNQSNLQRHQRVHTGEKPYHCSLCGKNFTQRSTLQRHQRIHTGEKPYQCRHCGERFTHQSLLQSHQRLHTGEKPYHCPLCGKSFTERGALKKHQRIHTGEKPYHCSDCGKNFTEKSALKKHQRLHTGEKPYYCSQCGRSFTFSSSFSTHKCTNTCKV; translated from the exons ATGGAGGTTGGCCTGTGCTCTGTgagagaaactccacacactcctgCTGCCCAACACTTAGAG CTGTCTGAAGATGTACAAACTGATGCTTTTAGCACATCTAGTGAAGGAAGAGCCATCATCACTGTGGACCATCAGGATGGAGATTTCCTGATAAATCCTCTAAAACAGGAAGAGTCTGAAGATGAAGGCTTTCTAC ATGAAGGCACATCAAACTCTCTGAGCCGTGTTACTCCTAGTGATCAGTTGGATGAAGGATTCCACATGCAGCAGCTTAAAAAAGAGCAACCAGAAAATGACAGATATCTCT ACTGTGAGGATTGCAGATTGTTCTACATCAACAAATGTGAGGTTCATGGTCCAGCTCTCTTCGTCCCTGATAACGTCGTTCCCCTGGGAGTCCCTGACCGAGCCAAGCAAACAATTCCACCTGGTCTGGTGGTTCAGGAGTCCAGTATTCCTGATGCAGGCCTGGGAGTGTTTAATATGGGAAAGACTGTTCCAGTTGGTGTGCACTTTGGGCCTTATCAGGGAGACTTGGTAGACTGTGAGGAAGCTATGAACAGTGGCTACTCCTGGGTG atcTACAGGGCTGAGCAGTGTGAACAGTACATTGATGGCAGGAAGGAGATTCATGCTAACTGGATGAG GTTTGTAAATTGTTCGTGTGATAACGAGGAGAAGAACCTTGTGGCGTTTCAGTACCAGGGTGGAATTTTCTACCGTTGCTGTCGACCCATTAGACCAGGACAGGAGCTCTTGGTGTGGTACACAAAGGAGTACGCCAAAAATCTCAGCATTGCATTTGGCTATATCTGGAAGAAAAAGTGCTCTGCAAATG AAATAGACATTGAATCAAGCCAGTGGATTTACACACAAGATAAACCACATCAGTGCTTACAGTGTGGTAAGAGATTTACTGAGAGAGGTACTCTGGACAAACACTATCGTATCCACACTGGTGAGAAGCCATATCACTGCTCAGAATGTGGAAGGAGTTTTACACAGCAGAGCACTCTTCAGCGACATCAGCGCATCCACACTGGAGAGAAACCGTATCTATGCTCACACTGTGGAGACAAGTTTTCAAACCAGAGTAATCTCCAGAGGCACCAGCGTGTCCACACTGGAGAAAAACCGTATCATTGCTCACTGTGTGGAAAGAATTTTACACAACGGAGTACGCTCCAAcgacaccagcgcattcacactggagagaaaccGTATCAGTGTCGTCACTGCGGAGAGAGGTTTACTCACCAGAGTCTTCTCCAGTCACACCAACGCCTACACACTGGAGAAAAGCCATATCACTGTCCAttgtgtgggaagagttttactgAGAGAGGTGCTCTTAAGaaacaccagcgcattcacacaggagaaaagCCATATCATTGTTCAGACTGTGGGAAGAATTTTACTGAGAAAAGTGCTCTTAAGAAACACCAGCGCCTTCATACAGGAGAGAAACCATATTACTGTTCGCAGTGTGGACGGAGCTTCACTTTCTCAAGTTCTTTTAGtacacacaagtgcacaaacACTTGCAAAGTgtag